In Clarias gariepinus isolate MV-2021 ecotype Netherlands chromosome 1, CGAR_prim_01v2, whole genome shotgun sequence, one DNA window encodes the following:
- the cth1 gene encoding cysteine three histidine 1, with product MMFETSQDDLLLFPSEGCDEAFLPSEGLASGGQSLAEALLPLVESPSPPLNPWLCSTRYKTELCSRYAESGTCKYAERCQFAHGLHDLHVPSRHPKYKTELCRSFHAAGYCMYGSRCLFVHSLKEQRPIRHRRRNVPCRTYRAFGVCPFGTRCHFLHVEGGSESDCTEKTWRPPSRSSEWKPRGALCRTFSAFGFCLYGTRCRFQHGLPNTVKGLDLSQAPWSPQVPGRALSPASDMQSSSPPSSASLSPQSLLISPAFPDSDPVTPLSAEVVANNAFTFSSQHLNDLLLPLAFRLQQLEQASNVKAGMLDQPLLP from the exons ATGATGTTCGAG ACCAGCCAAGATGACTTGCTGCTGTTTCCTTCAGAGGGCTGTGATGAAGCATTTCTTCCATCAGAGGGCTTGGCTAGTGGAGGTCAGTCCTTGGCTGAGGCCTTGCTTCCTTTGGTAGAGTCTCCCTCTCCTCCACTCAACCCCTGGCTCTGCTCCACACGCTACAAGACTGAGCTGTGTAGCCGCTATGCAGAGAGTGGTACTTGCAAGTATGCAGAGCGGTGCCAGTTTGCTCATGGCCTTCACGATCTCCATGTGCCCTCCCGCCATCCCAAGTACAAGACGGAGTTGTGCCGATCCTTCCACGCAGCTGGCTACTGCATGTATGGAAGCCGTTGCCTCTTCGTGCACAGCCTAAAGGAGCAAAGGCCAATTCGTCACAGGCGTCGCAATGTGCCCTGCCGCACGTACCGTGCCTTTGGCGTTTGCCCCTTTGGCACACGGTGCCACTTCCTGCATGTTGAAGGTGGCTCAGAGTCAGATTGTACTGAGAAGACCTGGCGCCCACCTTCCCGTTCCAGTGAGTGGAAACCCCGTGGTGCCCTCTGCCGTACCTTCAGTGCTTTCGGCTTCTGCCTGTATGGCACTCGCTGCCGATTCCAGCATGGGCTCCCCAATACAGTAAAGGGCCTTGATTTGAGCCAGGCACCTTGGTCACCACAAGTGCCTGGAAGGGCATTGTCTCCAGCCTCAGATATGCAGTCTTCCTCTCCACCATCTTCAGCCAGCTTATCACCCCAGTCATTGTTGATTTCACCTGCGTTCCCTGATTCTGATCCAGTCACACCCCTGTCTGCCGAAGTGGTTGCCAACAACGCTTTTACCTTCAGCAGCCAGCACCTGAATGACTTGTTGCTGCCTTTGGCCTTCAGGCTCCAACAACTGGAGCAAGCTTCTAATGTAAAGGCTGGCATGCTGGACCAACCACTACTGCCATAA